In a genomic window of Thiolapillus brandeum:
- a CDS encoding response regulator transcription factor, which produces MHLLLIEDDAPLRGQLARQLETSGYAVAKADNGAEGLYLGRELPLDIAIVDLGLPDISGMEIIRTLREEGRDFPILILTARGRWEEKVEGLEAGADDYLVKPFQIEELLARLNALLRRSGGWASPVLSFAPLELDTMAQQVQVDGKPVALTAYEYRVLEYLAVHAGKVISKSELTEHIYDQDYDRDSNVLEVLLSRLRRKLDPDGDIQPIETLRGRGYRFSLKKTRNS; this is translated from the coding sequence ATAGAAGATGATGCCCCTTTGCGGGGACAACTGGCCCGTCAGCTGGAAACCAGTGGCTATGCCGTGGCGAAGGCCGACAATGGTGCCGAAGGCCTGTACCTGGGAAGAGAGTTACCCCTGGATATTGCTATTGTGGATCTGGGGTTGCCTGATATTTCCGGCATGGAGATTATCCGCACCCTGCGCGAGGAAGGTCGCGACTTCCCCATTCTCATTCTTACTGCCCGGGGACGCTGGGAGGAGAAGGTGGAAGGACTGGAGGCCGGTGCTGACGACTACCTGGTCAAACCCTTTCAGATTGAGGAACTGCTGGCGCGCCTGAATGCCTTGTTGCGCCGTAGTGGTGGTTGGGCCAGCCCGGTATTGTCTTTCGCTCCTCTGGAACTGGATACCATGGCCCAGCAGGTGCAGGTGGATGGCAAGCCTGTGGCGCTGACGGCCTATGAATACAGGGTACTGGAGTATCTGGCGGTGCATGCCGGAAAAGTGATTTCCAAGAGTGAGCTGACCGAGCATATCTACGACCAGGACTATGACCGGGATAGTAATGTGCTGGAGGTATTGCTCAGCCGGTTGCGGCGCAAGTTGGACCCTGACGGGGATATCCAGCCCATAGAGACACTGCGGGGTCGAGGTTACCGTTTCAGTCTGAAGAAAACCAGGAACTCATGA
- a CDS encoding ATP-binding protein — MNSIHSRLLAAATLVLAGFLVATGVALEQGFRAGLEGALKDKLQSVIYGLLAAADVDDKGRMMLSERLAEPRFSSPDSGLYALVLTEQGKLFWRSPSSLGRSLPEIRFLPPGKNAFARRDGWFIFSQGIGWEDDKGSTRRYTYVVAEDSGGFEEQMQAFRINLWSWLGGMALVLLLVQGLILRWGLRPLRVVEKDLEDIREGLRSRLEGDYPRELQGLVSSLNNLMEHAGAVQERYRTSLDDLAHSLKTPMAYLKSVVQDREISCDQLRRIADEQLRRLDHIIEHQLRRAAVSARSTLTAPVAVAPVIERLLATLDKIYADKHLQVVRHLAPQAVFRGDEADLMEMLGNLLENAFKYGQGQVVVSAEHRDGLRLVIEDDGPGITPEVWPQVLRRGQRADEARPGQGIGLTVSREIITLYGGSLEAGRSTIGGLKLTIILPEA, encoded by the coding sequence ATGAATTCCATCCATTCCCGCCTTCTTGCTGCGGCGACCCTGGTACTGGCAGGCTTCCTTGTTGCCACGGGTGTGGCCCTGGAACAGGGTTTTCGTGCCGGGTTGGAGGGTGCCCTGAAGGACAAGTTGCAGTCCGTGATCTATGGGTTGCTGGCAGCCGCAGATGTGGATGACAAGGGCCGCATGATGCTGTCTGAGCGTCTGGCAGAGCCGCGTTTTTCCAGCCCGGATTCCGGTCTGTATGCCCTGGTGCTCACGGAACAGGGGAAACTCTTCTGGCGTTCGCCATCCTCTCTGGGCAGGAGCCTGCCGGAAATCCGGTTCCTGCCGCCAGGAAAAAACGCCTTTGCCCGCCGTGATGGCTGGTTCATTTTTTCCCAGGGTATTGGCTGGGAGGATGACAAGGGAAGCACCCGGCGATACACCTATGTAGTTGCCGAGGATTCTGGCGGGTTCGAAGAACAGATGCAGGCGTTTCGCATCAACCTTTGGTCCTGGCTGGGGGGAATGGCACTGGTGTTGCTGTTGGTTCAGGGATTGATACTGCGCTGGGGACTGCGTCCGCTGCGCGTAGTGGAGAAGGATCTGGAAGATATACGGGAGGGCCTGCGATCCCGCCTGGAAGGTGACTATCCCCGGGAGTTACAGGGTCTGGTTTCCAGTCTCAACAACCTGATGGAGCATGCCGGCGCTGTGCAGGAACGCTATCGCACCAGCCTGGATGATCTGGCTCACAGCCTGAAAACACCCATGGCCTACCTCAAGAGCGTGGTGCAGGATCGGGAAATCTCCTGCGATCAATTGCGTAGAATTGCCGATGAGCAGCTGCGGCGCCTGGATCATATTATCGAACATCAACTGCGTCGCGCCGCAGTTTCCGCGCGATCCACCCTGACGGCGCCGGTTGCTGTCGCCCCGGTTATCGAACGCTTGTTGGCCACTCTGGACAAGATTTATGCGGACAAACACCTGCAGGTGGTGCGGCACCTGGCTCCTCAAGCGGTATTTCGCGGAGATGAAGCCGACCTAATGGAGATGCTTGGCAACCTCCTGGAAAATGCCTTCAAGTACGGGCAGGGCCAGGTTGTTGTCAGCGCTGAGCATCGGGACGGTTTACGCCTGGTCATCGAGGATGATGGCCCCGGCATTACGCCGGAGGTTTGGCCTCAGGTTTTGCGCCGGGGGCAGCGGGCGGATGAAGCCCGCCCGGGGCAGGGCATTGGTCTCACCGTGTCCCGGGAGATCATCACCCTCTACGGGGGCAGCCTGGAAGCCGGGCGATCCACCATCGGCGGATTGAAACTCACCATCATTCTTCCTGAGGCATGA
- a CDS encoding type IV pili methyl-accepting chemotaxis transducer N-terminal domain-containing protein, giving the protein MKSLFEHIFLVILSCLLLIFPLSVSALTMGDAIGKAGQQRMLSQRMVKAYALIGQGKMLSAVKQMDDTIKQFNSNLEQLNDFVKTPQEKKVIGKINRLWFAYNLLVETRPNTAQANQVNAIADKMLKFSDQLTHLLEKRAGTSKGKLINLADRQRMLSQRIAKYYVFKAWGLDNEAYSKEYDTAVQEFSDALNTLKKAPENTSDINAALAKVEKDWNTFKVSFKLRGGQFVPSLVTRSLDKILGQMDYITALYVGIK; this is encoded by the coding sequence TTGAAAAGCTTATTTGAACATATTTTTCTTGTCATTCTTTCCTGTTTACTGCTCATTTTTCCTCTGAGCGTTTCCGCGCTTACCATGGGTGATGCCATTGGCAAGGCCGGTCAACAGCGCATGCTTAGCCAGCGTATGGTTAAAGCCTATGCGCTCATCGGCCAGGGGAAGATGCTCAGTGCCGTAAAACAGATGGATGACACCATCAAACAGTTCAACAGCAATCTGGAGCAATTGAATGATTTTGTCAAAACCCCCCAGGAGAAGAAGGTTATTGGCAAAATCAACCGCCTTTGGTTCGCCTACAACCTTCTGGTCGAAACCAGGCCCAATACTGCCCAGGCGAACCAGGTCAACGCGATTGCGGACAAAATGCTCAAGTTTTCCGATCAGCTTACCCACCTGCTGGAGAAACGTGCGGGTACCAGCAAGGGAAAGCTCATCAATCTTGCAGACCGCCAGCGCATGTTGTCGCAACGTATCGCCAAGTATTATGTGTTTAAGGCCTGGGGGCTGGATAACGAGGCTTACAGCAAGGAATACGATACGGCAGTGCAGGAATTCAGCGACGCGTTGAATACTTTGAAGAAGGCGCCAGAGAATACGTCTGATATCAATGCGGCTTTGGCCAAGGTAGAGAAGGACTGGAATACGTTTAAAGTCAGTTTCAAGCTCAGAGGCGGGCAGTTCGTTCCTTCCCTGGTGACCCGATCCCTTGACAAGATTCTGGGGCAGATGGATTACATCACTGCCCTGTATGTCGGAATCAAGTGA